Proteins encoded within one genomic window of Microbacterium sp. zg-B185:
- a CDS encoding NADP-dependent oxidoreductase encodes MGRTATVHRRTESRVPPTPLTGARHEGHHRRREGGRRRSLTLTDIEFPTAIENDVVRVHAAGFTRGELTSAGTWVDRAGRDRTPSVPGHEVAGVVAELGFGTTGLTVGQHVFGLTDWTRNGSRAEYVAVEARNLAPLPASVDFVTAAALPISGLTAWQGLFDHGCLQTGQTVLIHGAAGGVGSIAVQLARDAGARIGGTGRAQDRDFVIELGADA; translated from the coding sequence ATGGGAAGAACCGCAACTGTTCACCGACGAACTGAGAGCCGCGTTCCGCCCACTCCGCTGACAGGGGCCCGCCATGAAGGCCATCACCGTCGCAGAGAAGGGGGCCGGCGTCGATCGCTGACGCTGACCGACATCGAATTTCCCACTGCCATTGAGAACGACGTCGTCCGCGTCCACGCGGCAGGCTTCACGCGCGGCGAACTGACGTCGGCCGGCACCTGGGTCGACCGTGCCGGGCGGGACCGCACCCCGAGCGTCCCGGGTCATGAGGTGGCCGGTGTCGTCGCCGAACTGGGCTTCGGCACCACCGGGCTCACCGTCGGGCAGCACGTGTTCGGCCTGACGGACTGGACCCGGAACGGCTCACGTGCCGAGTACGTCGCCGTCGAAGCACGCAACCTCGCGCCGCTGCCGGCGAGCGTGGACTTCGTCACCGCCGCGGCTCTGCCGATCTCCGGCCTCACCGCGTGGCAAGGACTCTTCGATCACGGATGCCTCCAGACCGGGCAGACCGTCCTCATCCACGGGGCGGCCGGCGGCGTCGGCTCTATCGCCGTGCAACTCGCTCGCGATGCCGGCGCGCGAATCGGAGGCACCGGCCGCGCCCAGGATCGCGACTTCGTGATCGAGCTCGGCGCGGACGCGTGA
- a CDS encoding alpha/beta hydrolase, translating into MLAPAVKSLAKTTRVCAYDRAGTGRSDPPPDRARTVDDLADDLHTLLDAAEVSGPYLLVGSSSGGFDVYHYAGRFPDEVAGIVMDDVPAPKADMPATEVPAWDSPDNPEHMDYVLFEHQLAVDRLPIPAIPVTVLWATHGQSPSQEEHALWLKGSSKPVSIAVESGHDIMGGNPAAVADAIADMLASLRG; encoded by the coding sequence GTGCTCGCGCCCGCCGTCAAGTCGCTCGCGAAGACTACGCGTGTCTGCGCGTACGATCGGGCAGGGACAGGCAGGAGCGACCCTCCGCCCGACCGCGCACGCACGGTTGATGACCTTGCCGATGACCTACACACGCTCCTCGACGCGGCGGAGGTCTCTGGACCCTACCTGCTGGTCGGCTCGTCCAGCGGCGGCTTCGACGTGTATCACTACGCCGGCCGCTTTCCCGATGAGGTCGCGGGAATCGTCATGGACGACGTGCCGGCCCCCAAGGCAGACATGCCCGCGACGGAAGTGCCCGCGTGGGACAGCCCCGACAACCCGGAGCACATGGACTATGTACTGTTCGAGCACCAGCTGGCAGTCGACCGTCTGCCAATCCCCGCCATACCGGTCACCGTCCTCTGGGCGACGCACGGGCAGTCGCCGAGCCAGGAAGAACACGCACTGTGGCTCAAAGGCAGCTCGAAGCCCGTGTCCATCGCCGTGGAGTCGGGTCACGACATCATGGGCGGCAACCCGGCCGCAGTGGCCGATGCGATCGCCGACATGCTCGCCTCGCTACGGGGCTGA
- a CDS encoding TetR/AcrR family transcriptional regulator yields MKERKYRMSARADAAELTGQRIIDCMLERLRTTPYERIRLDDVAADAGVTSQTVIRRFGSKPVLMTTTVERELGRIAAKREAALRSGSAETIRALVEHYDEYGLLILKTYSEASLVPGLPDIVARGRAYHLDWCRRAFSEHLSPPSDDASRQRRLAQIVSICDATTWRILRFDGNLSTAQTELAVTELLTPLLR; encoded by the coding sequence ATGAAAGAGCGCAAGTACCGGATGTCGGCCCGAGCAGACGCTGCAGAGCTCACGGGTCAGCGGATCATCGACTGCATGCTCGAGCGCCTGCGCACCACCCCATACGAGCGGATCAGACTTGACGACGTCGCCGCGGACGCCGGCGTGACCTCGCAGACGGTGATCCGCCGGTTCGGCAGCAAACCGGTGCTGATGACCACAACAGTCGAACGCGAACTCGGACGCATCGCGGCGAAGCGCGAGGCAGCGCTGCGATCCGGCTCAGCTGAGACGATTCGAGCGCTGGTGGAGCACTACGACGAATACGGGCTGCTAATCCTCAAGACCTACTCCGAGGCCTCACTCGTGCCAGGGCTGCCGGACATCGTCGCGCGCGGCAGGGCGTATCACCTTGATTGGTGCCGACGCGCCTTTTCTGAGCACCTTTCGCCGCCCTCCGACGACGCGTCCCGACAGAGGCGGCTCGCCCAGATCGTGTCCATCTGCGACGCGACCACCTGGCGGATCCTGCGATTCGACGGCAACTTGTCCACGGCCCAGACCGAACTCGCGGTCACCGAACTGCTGACCCCGCTTCTGCGCTGA
- a CDS encoding type II toxin-antitoxin system Phd/YefM family antitoxin — protein MSIVSVADARKHLSDVIDRSKSEAVFIERRGQRAAVVVSPEQYERMLEALEDAEDVAAFDEAMAEEGPNIPWAQVKADLGWK, from the coding sequence ATGTCTATCGTCAGTGTCGCGGACGCGCGGAAACACCTTTCCGATGTCATTGATCGCTCGAAGAGCGAAGCGGTGTTCATTGAGCGTCGGGGTCAGCGCGCCGCCGTTGTCGTCAGTCCTGAGCAGTACGAGCGGATGCTTGAGGCACTCGAAGACGCCGAAGATGTCGCCGCGTTCGACGAGGCCATGGCAGAGGAAGGCCCCAACATCCCGTGGGCTCAGGTGAAAGCCGACCTGGGCTGGAAGTGA
- a CDS encoding alpha/beta hydrolase, translating into MKTSSERSERVDTRLGSLAVRRVGAGDMTVLWSSMFVDSHTWDVVLPLLLAGAPEREFVLIDPPGLGLSDALTRRSSIAEAADAARDALAGLGATTPVDWVGNAFGGHIGYQLATDPSIIRSFVAISAPTEPIPAHLRRQIAVLHPVLRCFGAIRPVRAAVISAMLTDASAAIPGIRDVIVESLNRPTRASMSYALRAFIIDRTDVTDRLSGIGVPSLFIASDDRGDWSPEDAVRAAASVPHARSVTVTRARTLIPLEQPDALAQAILTFWAATGA; encoded by the coding sequence ATGAAGACCTCCTCCGAACGCTCCGAGCGTGTCGATACCCGCCTCGGCTCCCTCGCCGTTCGTCGCGTCGGCGCGGGCGACATGACCGTGCTGTGGTCATCGATGTTCGTCGACAGCCACACCTGGGACGTCGTGCTGCCCCTGTTACTGGCCGGTGCCCCCGAACGAGAGTTCGTCCTCATCGACCCGCCCGGGCTGGGTCTCAGCGATGCGCTTACACGGCGCAGCAGCATCGCCGAAGCAGCGGATGCCGCGCGGGACGCCCTCGCCGGGCTCGGTGCGACCACCCCTGTCGACTGGGTGGGCAACGCATTCGGTGGGCACATCGGCTATCAGCTCGCGACCGACCCCTCCATCATCCGTAGTTTCGTTGCGATCAGCGCGCCTACTGAGCCGATACCTGCTCACCTCCGGCGCCAGATCGCCGTTCTTCATCCGGTCCTGCGCTGTTTCGGAGCGATCCGACCGGTACGCGCGGCAGTGATTTCGGCGATGTTGACGGATGCCTCGGCCGCGATTCCGGGTATCCGCGACGTGATCGTCGAAAGTCTCAACCGACCCACGCGAGCCAGCATGAGTTACGCGCTGCGCGCGTTCATCATCGATCGAACCGACGTGACCGATCGCCTCTCGGGCATCGGCGTCCCCAGTCTGTTCATCGCATCCGATGACCGGGGAGACTGGAGCCCCGAGGATGCTGTGCGCGCGGCGGCATCCGTGCCGCACGCCAGATCCGTCACAGTCACCCGAGCGCGCACGCTCATTCCGCTCGAGCAGCCCGATGCACTTGCGCAGGCGATCCTCACATTCTGGGCAGCCACCGGCGCGTAG
- a CDS encoding GNAT family N-acetyltransferase encodes MKVVQREISYVRFEHVAPDETWAEIAKLFISIFAAPPYNESPDELQSIDQWGPDQLASAGGRLVAAGHDGHVIGFALSQRLDQDSSWQRRLDAMRPALDAAITPSRTVIVQELAVDESFRGRGIAKQCVRELLSNRTEHDAVLGVFGQAAQAREMYRHWGFSELGTALIYGGAVTLHALHHKLPWTV; translated from the coding sequence ATGAAAGTGGTCCAGCGGGAAATCAGTTACGTCCGGTTCGAGCATGTCGCCCCGGACGAAACTTGGGCTGAGATCGCGAAACTCTTCATCTCAATCTTCGCGGCCCCTCCTTACAACGAATCGCCAGACGAACTCCAAAGCATCGACCAATGGGGCCCCGACCAACTCGCCAGTGCTGGTGGGCGACTTGTCGCGGCGGGCCACGATGGGCACGTGATCGGCTTCGCGTTATCTCAGAGGCTTGACCAGGACAGCTCCTGGCAGCGACGACTAGACGCAATGCGGCCAGCGCTGGACGCGGCAATCACACCATCGCGAACCGTGATTGTGCAGGAACTTGCTGTCGACGAAAGCTTTCGAGGCCGTGGGATAGCCAAACAGTGCGTCCGTGAACTCCTCTCGAACCGAACTGAGCACGATGCCGTCCTGGGTGTTTTTGGCCAAGCTGCACAGGCACGAGAGATGTATAGACATTGGGGTTTTTCTGAGCTCGGGACCGCCCTCATTTACGGCGGAGCCGTGACCCTGCATGCCTTGCATCACAAACTTCCCTGGACGGTCTGA
- a CDS encoding VOC family protein: MSEDGWRAFLTGEGVDDWVILHGGPTAVFKVGSLQEAARLAAAVAEIPGLGPRTLLTAVSDRLTVKLTREMWGTERSHLDVARKISTIARDHGAVADTARVQEVQVAVAAMPDAIDLPFWRAVLGYAPLHEDNCIDPLGQGSTVWMQELDPSKPLTHAMHIDVSLAKEHIEARVAAAVAAGGRVVESVEAPSGWILADRSGNKVCLAAWPDGAEPASPEQAA; the protein is encoded by the coding sequence ATGAGCGAAGACGGGTGGCGTGCGTTCCTCACCGGCGAAGGCGTCGATGACTGGGTGATTCTTCATGGTGGCCCGACCGCCGTGTTCAAGGTGGGCTCGCTCCAGGAGGCTGCGCGGCTGGCGGCGGCCGTGGCGGAGATCCCAGGGCTCGGCCCGCGCACGTTGCTGACAGCGGTCTCGGACCGTCTCACGGTAAAGCTGACTCGCGAGATGTGGGGAACCGAACGGTCGCACCTTGATGTGGCTAGGAAGATCTCGACCATCGCCCGCGACCACGGTGCGGTCGCCGACACGGCCCGGGTACAGGAGGTGCAGGTTGCTGTCGCAGCAATGCCCGACGCGATCGATCTGCCGTTCTGGCGAGCGGTGCTGGGATACGCGCCGTTGCACGAGGACAACTGCATCGATCCGCTCGGTCAGGGATCAACGGTATGGATGCAGGAGTTGGACCCTTCAAAGCCCCTCACTCACGCCATGCACATCGACGTCTCGCTGGCCAAGGAGCACATCGAGGCTCGCGTCGCCGCGGCAGTGGCCGCGGGGGGCCGGGTGGTTGAATCCGTCGAGGCGCCCAGCGGATGGATCCTCGCCGACCGGTCGGGAAACAAGGTGTGCCTGGCAGCCTGGCCAGACGGCGCGGAACCCGCCAGCCCCGAGCAAGCCGCATAA
- a CDS encoding GNAT family N-acetyltransferase — translation MLPPNTPRLRFREMAPADLPAMAGLLGDADVMRFYPAPKTREQAASWIDWNLKNYVRDGHGLWIIETSDGEFVGDCGLTWQDVNGVKRLEIGYHVLPRRQGLGLATEAAAACRDFARDRLGAEEVIAIVHPDNRASIRVAEKIGMHREDEDRGNDGTVRRVLSMPLSPA, via the coding sequence ATGCTTCCGCCGAACACTCCGCGCCTGCGCTTTCGCGAGATGGCTCCAGCCGATCTGCCCGCGATGGCCGGCCTTCTCGGAGACGCCGATGTCATGCGGTTCTATCCCGCCCCGAAGACGCGTGAGCAGGCGGCGTCGTGGATCGACTGGAACCTGAAGAACTATGTCCGGGACGGACACGGGCTCTGGATCATCGAGACAAGTGATGGGGAGTTCGTCGGGGATTGTGGCCTCACTTGGCAGGACGTCAACGGAGTCAAGCGCCTGGAGATCGGCTACCACGTCCTGCCCCGCCGGCAAGGGCTGGGACTCGCGACAGAGGCGGCCGCCGCGTGCCGCGACTTCGCGAGGGACCGACTCGGAGCCGAAGAAGTCATCGCGATCGTCCACCCCGACAATCGCGCGTCGATTCGGGTGGCGGAGAAGATCGGGATGCACCGGGAAGACGAGGATCGAGGCAACGACGGAACAGTGCGGCGGGTTCTGAGCATGCCCTTGTCGCCCGCCTAG
- a CDS encoding epoxide hydrolase family protein, translating to MSTTIGTTSEIESFQVATPEERLDDLRRRIAATRWPTKELVPDRSQGVQLATMQALARYWTDKYDWRRCEASLNALPQFTTEIDGVGIHFIHVRSPHENALPLIMSHGWPGSVIELLETVGPLTDPTAHGGSAEDAFHLVLPSLPGYGFSGKPTVLGWDSARTARAWAKLMHRLGYTRYVAQGGDVGALVTDLMGRQAVEGLAGYHLNLLTAALAIGDHLPKESEQERNAAAAFGVFRQDGFGYFLEMATRPQTIGYSLLDSPIGLAAWLLDHDTDSYYKISRAFVDGEPVGRLTRDTILDNITLYWLTGTADSAARSYWEDARALAASLASGQAPAPVTVPVGFTTFPGEIWASPRSWVEAVYPDLAYFSEAERGGHFAAWEEPQLFTDELRAAFRPLR from the coding sequence ATGAGCACCACCATCGGCACCACGTCCGAAATCGAATCGTTCCAGGTCGCGACTCCAGAAGAGCGCCTCGACGACTTGCGCCGACGTATCGCGGCCACGCGCTGGCCCACCAAGGAGCTCGTTCCAGACCGCTCTCAAGGAGTGCAGCTGGCCACGATGCAGGCGCTCGCCCGCTACTGGACCGACAAATATGACTGGCGCAGGTGCGAGGCAAGCCTGAACGCGCTGCCGCAGTTCACGACCGAGATCGACGGGGTCGGGATCCACTTCATCCATGTCAGGTCGCCGCACGAGAACGCCTTGCCGCTTATCATGTCGCATGGCTGGCCCGGCTCGGTCATCGAGCTGCTGGAAACGGTCGGTCCGTTGACGGATCCGACCGCTCACGGTGGCAGCGCCGAGGATGCCTTCCACCTGGTGCTTCCGTCCTTGCCCGGCTACGGCTTCTCCGGCAAGCCGACCGTGCTCGGCTGGGACTCGGCCCGCACCGCACGCGCCTGGGCGAAGCTGATGCACCGCCTCGGCTACACCCGCTACGTCGCACAGGGCGGTGACGTGGGTGCCCTCGTCACGGACCTGATGGGTCGCCAGGCGGTCGAGGGTTTAGCCGGCTACCACCTGAACCTGCTCACCGCGGCGCTCGCGATCGGCGATCACCTGCCGAAGGAATCCGAACAGGAACGCAACGCGGCCGCCGCGTTCGGCGTGTTCCGGCAGGACGGCTTCGGCTACTTCCTCGAGATGGCAACGCGACCGCAGACGATCGGATACTCCCTGCTGGATTCACCTATCGGGTTGGCAGCCTGGCTACTCGACCATGACACGGATAGCTACTACAAGATCTCGCGCGCGTTTGTCGACGGCGAGCCCGTGGGTCGTCTCACCCGAGACACCATCCTCGACAACATCACGCTGTACTGGCTGACCGGCACCGCAGACTCGGCGGCCCGCTCGTACTGGGAGGACGCACGTGCGCTGGCCGCATCCCTTGCGAGCGGCCAGGCTCCCGCGCCGGTCACCGTGCCGGTCGGCTTCACGACGTTCCCTGGCGAGATCTGGGCCTCGCCGCGCAGCTGGGTCGAAGCGGTCTACCCCGACCTCGCCTACTTCAGCGAGGCCGAGCGGGGCGGCCACTTCGCTGCATGGGAAGAACCGCAACTGTTCACCGACGAACTGAGAGCCGCGTTCCGCCCACTCCGCTGA
- a CDS encoding type II toxin-antitoxin system RelE/ParE family toxin — translation MTYQIELRPAAVRALKRIDHQDRDRIRGAIALLGEDPRPPGATALQGRPGLRVRIGDYRVIYTVDDNVLIVAVITLGHRRDVYDR, via the coding sequence GTGACCTACCAGATCGAACTGCGTCCCGCCGCGGTTCGCGCGTTGAAGCGAATTGACCACCAGGACCGCGACCGCATTCGCGGGGCGATCGCACTTCTGGGCGAGGACCCACGGCCACCAGGAGCCACAGCGCTCCAGGGACGCCCCGGCCTCCGAGTCCGCATCGGGGACTATCGCGTCATCTACACCGTCGACGACAACGTCCTCATCGTCGCCGTGATCACACTCGGCCACCGCCGCGACGTCTACGACCGCTGA